Proteins encoded within one genomic window of Triticum aestivum cultivar Chinese Spring chromosome 2D, IWGSC CS RefSeq v2.1, whole genome shotgun sequence:
- the LOC123052414 gene encoding uncharacterized protein isoform X1 yields the protein MRLRLRLLVLCLMIILFVVYNMASYQRRQTVLDEDAPPFDTIMGSDRAAVKVSGTGRANAKVSHRAASTARVGFLPHGIVEPYSDMELKPLWLTRSVQSQQESNQNDRCLIAIPAGINQKKSVDALMKKFLAENFTAILFHYDGKVNEWNDLPWSKSVIHIAASNQTKWWFAKRFLHPAVVSMYKYIFLWDEDLEVDNFNPRRYLNIVKSERLEISQPGLDPKLSEIHHPITVRKKTGNFHRRVSRANKDCSREGPPCSGWVEGMAPVFSKSAWQCAWHLIQNDLVHGWGIDYKFGYCAQGDRTKNIGVVDSEFVVHRGVQTLGGSAMTKRTRGKSSHALRQRTAQVQQQTRGKAAGLDMRTKVRRKSRVELRDFQKRWERAAREDRTWVDPFTRSRRKRRSRPAVD from the exons ATGAGGCTGCGGCTGCGTCTGCTGGTTCTGTGCTTGATGATAATCCTATTTGTGGTCtacaacatggcaagctaccaacGCAGACAGACAGTG TTGGATGAAGACGCTCCCCCGTTTGATACGATAATG GGGTCTGACAGGGCTGCTGTTAAGGTATCCGGGACTGGGAGAGCTAATGCCAAGGTGTCACACAGAGCTGCTTCTACTGCTAGGGTCGGGTTTTTGCCTCATGGTATAGTGGAGCCTTACTCCGACATGGAGCTCAAGCCATTATGGCTCACAAGAAGCGTGCAATCACAG CAGGAGTCTAACCAGAATGACAGGTGCTTGATTGCTATCCCTGCTGGTATCAATCAGAAGAAAAGCGTAGATGCTCTTATGAAGAAG TTTCTTGCAGAGAACTTTACAGCTATATTGTTCCACTACGATGGGAAGGTCAACGAGTGGAATGATCTACCATGGAGCAAAAGTGTGATACACATCGCTGCTTCTAATCAGACAAAATG GTGGTTTGCTAAAAGGTTCCTCCATCCTGCCGTCGTCTCGATGTACAAGTATATATTTCTTTGGGATGAAGATCTTGAAGTAGATAATTTTAACCCAAGAAG GTACTTGAATATAGTGAAATCAGAAAGGCTGGAGATATCTCAACCTGGTCTTGACCCTAAGTTATCTGAAATTCATCATCCGATAACTGTTCGTAAAAAAACAGGCAATTTCCACAG AAGAGTCAGTCGGGCTAATAAAGATTGTTCAAGAGAAGGGCCACCTTGTTCTGG ATGGGTCGAGGGCATGGCACCTGTTTTCTCGAAATCTGCTTGGCAATGTGCTTGGCATCTCATCCAG AATGATCTTGTCCATGGATGGGGTATTGATTACAAGTTTGGATACTGCGCCCAG GGTGACAGGACAAAGAACATTGGAGTAGTTGATAGCGAATTTGTAGTCCATCGAGGAGTACAGACATTAGGAGGTTCTGCAATGACAAAG CGTACCCGCGGCAAGAGCTCACATGCACTCCGTCAGAGAACTGCTCAAGTGCAGCAACAAACGAGA GGGAAGGCAGCAGGTCTTGACATGAGGACAAAG GTCAGGAGAAAATCACGGGTGGAGCTTCGTGATTTCCAGAAGCGCTGGGAGCGCGCCGCGAGGGAAGATAGGACATGGGTTGATCCATTCACTCGCTCACGGAGAAAGAGGAGGAGCAGACCAGCAGTAGATTAG
- the LOC123052414 gene encoding uncharacterized protein isoform X2, protein MRLRLRLLVLCLMIILFVVYNMASYQRRQTVLDEDAPPFDTIMGSDRAAVKVSGTGRANAKVSHRAASTARVGFLPHGIVEPYSDMELKPLWLTRSVQSQESNQNDRCLIAIPAGINQKKSVDALMKKFLAENFTAILFHYDGKVNEWNDLPWSKSVIHIAASNQTKWWFAKRFLHPAVVSMYKYIFLWDEDLEVDNFNPRRYLNIVKSERLEISQPGLDPKLSEIHHPITVRKKTGNFHRRVSRANKDCSREGPPCSGWVEGMAPVFSKSAWQCAWHLIQNDLVHGWGIDYKFGYCAQGDRTKNIGVVDSEFVVHRGVQTLGGSAMTKRTRGKSSHALRQRTAQVQQQTRGKAAGLDMRTKVRRKSRVELRDFQKRWERAAREDRTWVDPFTRSRRKRRSRPAVD, encoded by the exons ATGAGGCTGCGGCTGCGTCTGCTGGTTCTGTGCTTGATGATAATCCTATTTGTGGTCtacaacatggcaagctaccaacGCAGACAGACAGTG TTGGATGAAGACGCTCCCCCGTTTGATACGATAATG GGGTCTGACAGGGCTGCTGTTAAGGTATCCGGGACTGGGAGAGCTAATGCCAAGGTGTCACACAGAGCTGCTTCTACTGCTAGGGTCGGGTTTTTGCCTCATGGTATAGTGGAGCCTTACTCCGACATGGAGCTCAAGCCATTATGGCTCACAAGAAGCGTGCAATCACAG GAGTCTAACCAGAATGACAGGTGCTTGATTGCTATCCCTGCTGGTATCAATCAGAAGAAAAGCGTAGATGCTCTTATGAAGAAG TTTCTTGCAGAGAACTTTACAGCTATATTGTTCCACTACGATGGGAAGGTCAACGAGTGGAATGATCTACCATGGAGCAAAAGTGTGATACACATCGCTGCTTCTAATCAGACAAAATG GTGGTTTGCTAAAAGGTTCCTCCATCCTGCCGTCGTCTCGATGTACAAGTATATATTTCTTTGGGATGAAGATCTTGAAGTAGATAATTTTAACCCAAGAAG GTACTTGAATATAGTGAAATCAGAAAGGCTGGAGATATCTCAACCTGGTCTTGACCCTAAGTTATCTGAAATTCATCATCCGATAACTGTTCGTAAAAAAACAGGCAATTTCCACAG AAGAGTCAGTCGGGCTAATAAAGATTGTTCAAGAGAAGGGCCACCTTGTTCTGG ATGGGTCGAGGGCATGGCACCTGTTTTCTCGAAATCTGCTTGGCAATGTGCTTGGCATCTCATCCAG AATGATCTTGTCCATGGATGGGGTATTGATTACAAGTTTGGATACTGCGCCCAG GGTGACAGGACAAAGAACATTGGAGTAGTTGATAGCGAATTTGTAGTCCATCGAGGAGTACAGACATTAGGAGGTTCTGCAATGACAAAG CGTACCCGCGGCAAGAGCTCACATGCACTCCGTCAGAGAACTGCTCAAGTGCAGCAACAAACGAGA GGGAAGGCAGCAGGTCTTGACATGAGGACAAAG GTCAGGAGAAAATCACGGGTGGAGCTTCGTGATTTCCAGAAGCGCTGGGAGCGCGCCGCGAGGGAAGATAGGACATGGGTTGATCCATTCACTCGCTCACGGAGAAAGAGGAGGAGCAGACCAGCAGTAGATTAG
- the LOC123052414 gene encoding uncharacterized protein isoform X3 produces MRLRLRLLVLCLMIILFVVYNMASYQRRQTVLDEDAPPFDTIMGSDRAAVKVSGTGRANAKVSHRAASTARVGFLPHGIVEPYSDMELKPLWLTRSVQSQQESNQNDRCLIAIPAGINQKKSVDALMKKFLAENFTAILFHYDGKVNEWNDLPWSKSVIHIAASNQTKWWFAKRFLHPAVVSMYKYIFLWDEDLEVDNFNPRRYLNIVKSERLEISQPGLDPKLSEIHHPITVRKKTGNFHRRVSRANKDCSREGPPCSGWVEGMAPVFSKSAWQCAWHLIQNDLVHGWGIDYKFGYCAQGDRTKNIGVVDSEFVVHRGVQTLGGSAMTKVETV; encoded by the exons ATGAGGCTGCGGCTGCGTCTGCTGGTTCTGTGCTTGATGATAATCCTATTTGTGGTCtacaacatggcaagctaccaacGCAGACAGACAGTG TTGGATGAAGACGCTCCCCCGTTTGATACGATAATG GGGTCTGACAGGGCTGCTGTTAAGGTATCCGGGACTGGGAGAGCTAATGCCAAGGTGTCACACAGAGCTGCTTCTACTGCTAGGGTCGGGTTTTTGCCTCATGGTATAGTGGAGCCTTACTCCGACATGGAGCTCAAGCCATTATGGCTCACAAGAAGCGTGCAATCACAG CAGGAGTCTAACCAGAATGACAGGTGCTTGATTGCTATCCCTGCTGGTATCAATCAGAAGAAAAGCGTAGATGCTCTTATGAAGAAG TTTCTTGCAGAGAACTTTACAGCTATATTGTTCCACTACGATGGGAAGGTCAACGAGTGGAATGATCTACCATGGAGCAAAAGTGTGATACACATCGCTGCTTCTAATCAGACAAAATG GTGGTTTGCTAAAAGGTTCCTCCATCCTGCCGTCGTCTCGATGTACAAGTATATATTTCTTTGGGATGAAGATCTTGAAGTAGATAATTTTAACCCAAGAAG GTACTTGAATATAGTGAAATCAGAAAGGCTGGAGATATCTCAACCTGGTCTTGACCCTAAGTTATCTGAAATTCATCATCCGATAACTGTTCGTAAAAAAACAGGCAATTTCCACAG AAGAGTCAGTCGGGCTAATAAAGATTGTTCAAGAGAAGGGCCACCTTGTTCTGG ATGGGTCGAGGGCATGGCACCTGTTTTCTCGAAATCTGCTTGGCAATGTGCTTGGCATCTCATCCAG AATGATCTTGTCCATGGATGGGGTATTGATTACAAGTTTGGATACTGCGCCCAG GGTGACAGGACAAAGAACATTGGAGTAGTTGATAGCGAATTTGTAGTCCATCGAGGAGTACAGACATTAGGAGGTTCTGCAATGACAAAG GTGGAAACTGTATGA
- the LOC123052413 gene encoding uncharacterized protein, with product MGETGHPARPGAQPTPRDGKKESGQRQRPTATTLPDRLPPLPTRPIPGSASPIASPVRDRMPPRPKKKGDRFPRCPDEGAPRPMVVVVVKQEQDDDAAAAAWGTWEELVLGGAVLRHGAADWRAVAAELRARSPCSFSPKECEAKFSEIQARYSACDAWFEELRKQRVAELKRELRKSESFIGSLQSVIESLSNSKHDNGNNLGCHTESCSHTENAADTTSSSKELSKDRSSAASFTEEASNSQKSQKVQNTSAETLSKPHAEKKLCAKDGLLWGSRKKRGLRDKRAILMAVDSSRDGENTSTPCIQGEGSSEGCMKKLKTPKTKPGVSMCKAPCVQREVPSEGCIKELKTPKIEPGVSVCEGAKPKLADIMNSISTQGDCKMLQHQIDIQRKRARYKKMIRQHMDFRILRSKIKSGAISSAKELLKDMLVFVNNVLTFFPKATLEHMAAIELRGLICKTWQQSSVVLSMNCEAAGIASDPVIKKTKARFASGPVIKKTAAAVIAAEPVLKKTMVAIASEPVIKKTMAGIASEPVMKKTGAGIASEAVIKKAAGRVASDPVSKKAAAGATIAPTSKKISRTLLPVRHVPRDAKRSKVSSRETGSTVSQGESETRDVHADAAATAEEETVERSAPAAKKRGVGRPPKSGQKRAAPPPQDSPSKGRKRSRR from the exons aTGGGCGAGACAGGGCACCCCGCCCGCCCAGGCGCCCAGCCCACTCCCAGAGACGGAAAGAAAGAAAGTGGGCAGAGACAGAGGCCGACCGCGACGACCCTGCCCGACCGCCTCCCTCCGCTTCCGACTCGTCCTATTCCTGGCTCGGCCTCCCCTATCGCCTCGCCCGTCCGCGATCGCATGCCGCCCCGACCCAAAAAAAAGGGCGACCGATTTCCTCGGTGCCCGGACGAGGGAGCGCCCCGTCCGATGGTGGTTGTGGTGGTCAAGCAGGAGCAGGACGAcgacgcggccgccgccgcctgggGCACGTGGGAGGAGCTCGTGCTCGGCGGCGCCGTCCTCCGCCACGGGGCCGCCGACTggcgcgccgtcgccgccgagctgCGCGCCCGCTCCCCGTGCTCCTTCTCGCCCAAG GAATGCGAAGCAAAATTTTCAGAGATTCAAGCACGCTACTCTGCATGCGA TGCTTGGTTTGAGGAGCTTCGCAAGCAAAGAGTTGCTGAATTGAAAAGGGAGCTGAGGAAATCAGAAAGTTTTATCGG GTCCTTGCAGTCTGTGATCGAGAGCCTCAGCAATAGCAAACATGATAATGGTAATAACTTAGGATGTCACACTgaatcatgttcacacactgaAAATGCAGCTGATACTACTTCCTCGAGCAAAGAATTGTCCAAAGACAGATCATCCGCTGCTAGTTTCACAGAGGAAGCAAGCAACAGTCAAAAATCTCAGAAAGTTCAGAATACATCAGCAGAGACATTATCAAAGCCCCATGCTGAAAAGAAGCTCTGTGCCAAAGATGGTTTGCTTTGGGGCTCTAGAAAGAAAAGGGGATTGAGGGATAAAAGGGCTATTCTGATGGCTGTTGATAGTAGCAGAGATGGTGAAAATACATCTACGCCATGCATACAGGGAGAGGGTTCCTCTGAGGGCTGCATGAAGAAATTGAAAACTCCAAAGACAAAGCCTGGTGTATCTATGTGCAAAGCTCCATGCGTACAGAGAGAGGTTCCCTCTGAAGGCTGCATCAAGGAACTGAAAACTCCAAAGATAGAACCTGGTGTATCTGTGTGTGAGGGAGCAAAACCAAAATTGGCAGATATTATGAATAGTATATCCACTCAAGGTGACTGTAAGATGTTGCAACACCAAATTGATATCCAG CGGAAGAGAGCTAGATACAAGAAGATGATCCGTCAGCATATGGACTTCCGAATCCTTCGTTCAAAGATCAAGAGTGGTGCTATCTCCTCTGCCAAGGAGCTCCTAAAAGACATGCTAGTGTTTGTGAATAATGTCCTTACATTTTTTCCAAAGGCCACACTGGAGCACATGGCTGCAATCGAACTTCGAGGTCTCATATGCAAAACGTGGCAACAGAGTTCAGTTGTTCTCTCCATGAATTGTGAAGCGGCAGGGATAGCTAGTGACCCTGTAATCAAGAAGACCAAGGCAAGGTTCGCTAGTGGCCCTGTAATCAAGAAGACTGCTGCTGCAGTGATAGCTGCTGAGCCTGTATTAAAGAAGACCATGGTAGCGATAGCTAGTGAGCCTGTAATAAAGAAGACAATGGCTGGGATAGCAAGTGAGCCTGTGATGAAGAAGACCGGGGCAGGGATAGCTAGTGAGGCCGTAATCAAGAAGGCCGCTGGAAGGGTAGCAAGTGACCCCGTAAGCAAGAAGGCGGCAGCAGGGGCCACTATTGCCCCTACATCCAAGAAGATTTCTCGAACATTGCTGCCTGTACGTCATGTGCCTCGTGATGCAAAGAGAAGCAAGGTTTCCTCAAGGGAGACTGGAAGCACCGTCAGTCAGGGTGAGAGCGAGACCAGGGACGTCCACGCCGATGCAGCGGCAACAGCTGAGGAAGAAACTGTTGAGAGAAGTGCGCCAGCCGCCAAGAAGCGAGGGGTCGGGCGGCCTCCAAAGAGTGGTCAGAAGCGTGCTGCACCGCCGCCGCAAGACAGTCCTAGCAAAGGCAGGAAGAGGAGTCGACGGTGA